Proteins encoded by one window of Thermostichus vulcanus str. 'Rupite':
- a CDS encoding iron uptake porin encodes MPAKHANYWKTLLAGTLGAAAVLTPGMAYAQASGPVTAISELSDVQPTDWAFQALQSLVERYGCIAGYPDRTYRGNRAMTRFEFAAGMNACLDRINELIAAGLADKVSREDLATLQRLQEEFAAELAALRGRVDALEADVTDLKGKVFNPVTKLNAQVITAIYGSALTDDRIVDGVTVAEQDQANMTLPYRVRLNFDASFTGRDRLRIRLQARDAVTEFFDGDPGPGFGGGGGGTFTLAKLIYQFPAFNNAATIYAGISGSGVFDVFNYGTPFDALSDFADAPNSTADVPGGTMFGFRFRPGDQFRLAYSYSTRNGQRLGNGFGDSGLTGGDSAHAVELGFLPTETLELYLQFATTYLQNGDPSFLANGTSLFRGPLSVTDVSHSARVNAFSVAANWELSPRIILSGWFTTGNIDYNLPNVVPAGTIDPGDEDFNGFLFGFAFPDLFIEGAQGGVVFGQPIVTTSNDGVWDSRPFIVDVYYSFPVNEYLTLTPAAYFVSNPNGALPGDNDPTIGVGALRAVFNF; translated from the coding sequence ATGCCCGCGAAACACGCGAATTACTGGAAGACTCTGTTGGCTGGCACCCTGGGTGCAGCAGCAGTCTTGACCCCTGGAATGGCCTATGCCCAAGCTTCTGGGCCGGTCACTGCTATTTCTGAGCTTTCTGACGTACAGCCGACCGACTGGGCATTCCAAGCTCTGCAATCTTTGGTGGAGCGCTACGGCTGTATTGCTGGTTACCCTGATCGCACCTACCGTGGCAACCGGGCCATGACCCGCTTCGAGTTTGCCGCTGGTATGAATGCCTGTTTGGATCGCATCAATGAGCTGATTGCTGCTGGCTTGGCCGACAAAGTGTCTCGGGAAGACTTGGCCACCCTGCAGCGCCTACAAGAGGAATTTGCCGCTGAACTGGCTGCCCTGCGCGGTCGTGTGGATGCTCTGGAAGCCGACGTCACCGACCTGAAGGGGAAAGTCTTCAACCCCGTCACCAAGTTGAATGCCCAAGTGATCACCGCCATTTACGGCAGTGCCCTCACCGATGACCGAATTGTGGATGGTGTAACGGTTGCTGAGCAAGACCAAGCCAACATGACCCTGCCCTACCGGGTGCGCTTGAACTTCGATGCCTCCTTCACCGGGCGGGATCGGTTGCGGATTCGTTTGCAAGCCCGTGATGCTGTGACCGAGTTCTTTGATGGCGACCCTGGCCCTGGTTTCGGTGGCGGTGGCGGTGGCACCTTCACCCTGGCCAAGTTGATCTATCAGTTCCCGGCTTTCAATAATGCCGCAACCATCTACGCCGGTATCTCTGGCTCGGGCGTGTTCGATGTGTTCAACTACGGCACTCCCTTCGATGCCTTGTCGGACTTCGCCGATGCCCCCAACTCCACCGCTGACGTGCCGGGTGGTACGATGTTTGGCTTCCGCTTCCGCCCTGGTGACCAGTTCCGTCTGGCCTATAGCTACAGCACCAGAAATGGGCAACGCCTGGGCAATGGCTTTGGCGACTCTGGTTTGACGGGTGGCGATAGTGCCCATGCGGTTGAGCTAGGCTTCTTGCCGACGGAAACCCTGGAGTTGTATCTGCAGTTTGCCACCACCTATTTACAAAATGGGGATCCCAGCTTCTTGGCCAACGGCACTTCCCTCTTCCGTGGGCCCTTGAGTGTCACCGATGTGTCTCACTCTGCTCGCGTGAATGCCTTCTCTGTGGCCGCCAACTGGGAGCTTAGCCCCCGCATCATTCTGTCTGGCTGGTTCACCACTGGTAACATCGATTACAATTTGCCCAACGTGGTTCCCGCCGGTACCATCGATCCTGGCGATGAAGACTTCAACGGATTCCTGTTTGGCTTTGCCTTCCCGGATCTGTTCATTGAAGGAGCTCAGGGTGGTGTGGTCTTTGGTCAGCCGATTGTAACCACCAGCAACGATGGTGTCTGGGATAGCCGTCCTTTCATCGTGGATGTTTACTACAGCTTCCCGGTGAACGAATACCTGACCTTGACCCCAGCCGCTTACTTCGTGAGCAACCCCAACGGTGCTCTGCCGGGCGACAACGACCCAACCATTGGTGTGGGCGCTCTGCGGGCCGTCTTCAACTTCTGA
- a CDS encoding DUF4351 domain-containing protein — protein sequence MFTTEDLRQTRFYQDVIQEGIQQGIQQGQAELTLNLLRRKFGSLSPAQETQLRQLPVADLQSLAEALLEWSCPEDLETWLQHGR from the coding sequence ATGTTTACAACGGAAGATTTAAGGCAAACCCGCTTTTACCAAGATGTGATTCAAGAAGGAATCCAACAGGGGATCCAGCAAGGACAAGCAGAACTCACTCTAAATCTATTGCGTCGCAAGTTTGGGTCTTTGTCTCCTGCCCAAGAAACTCAACTGAGGCAGCTACCGGTTGCTGATTTGCAAAGCCTAGCCGAGGCACTTCTGGAGTGGAGCTGCCCTGAGGATTTGGAAACCTGGCTCCAGCATGGCCGCTAA
- the acsF gene encoding magnesium-protoporphyrin IX monomethyl ester (oxidative) cyclase yields MSPSLQAAQTQARVPTETILTPRFYTTDFEAIGKMGLGDREADFHAMLEEFRADYNRHHFIRGEEFAQDWESQLDPRARQLFVEFLERSCTAEFSGFLLYKELSRKLKETNPTLAECFALMSRDEARHAGFLNRAMGDFNLALDLSFLTKNKAYTYFAPRFIFYATYLSEKIGYWRYILIYRHLEAHPEDRIYPIFNFFKNWCQDENRHGDFFMLMLSSQPQLLKGWIAKLWCRFFLLSVFATMYLNDVGERPDFYRLIGLDPHAYDMEVIYKTNREAAKVFPVVLDVENPEFVQRLQRCVANNAKLREIAQGSGSLKGLRKLPLYLANGYQFLRLFLLKTRPAGIHLWEQPEPQPQGATVPA; encoded by the coding sequence ATGAGTCCTAGCCTGCAAGCCGCTCAAACTCAGGCGCGAGTGCCTACTGAAACGATCCTGACACCGCGCTTTTACACCACCGATTTCGAGGCCATTGGCAAGATGGGATTGGGGGATCGAGAGGCGGACTTCCACGCCATGCTGGAGGAGTTTCGCGCCGATTACAACCGCCATCACTTCATCCGCGGCGAAGAGTTTGCTCAGGATTGGGAAAGCCAACTGGATCCACGAGCGCGACAGTTGTTTGTGGAATTTCTGGAGCGCTCCTGCACCGCTGAGTTCTCGGGCTTTCTCCTTTACAAGGAGCTGTCTCGCAAGCTAAAGGAAACCAACCCCACCTTGGCTGAGTGCTTTGCCTTGATGAGCCGCGACGAGGCCCGCCATGCTGGCTTCCTGAACCGGGCTATGGGAGACTTCAACCTGGCGCTGGATCTGAGTTTTCTGACCAAAAACAAGGCTTACACCTACTTCGCGCCCCGCTTTATCTTCTACGCGACCTATCTCTCGGAGAAGATCGGTTACTGGCGTTACATCCTCATCTACCGCCACCTGGAAGCCCACCCCGAAGACCGCATTTACCCGATCTTCAACTTCTTTAAGAACTGGTGCCAGGACGAGAACCGCCACGGCGACTTCTTTATGCTGATGCTCTCCAGCCAGCCGCAGCTACTCAAGGGGTGGATCGCTAAGCTGTGGTGCCGCTTCTTTTTGCTGTCGGTGTTTGCCACCATGTACCTCAACGATGTCGGTGAGCGCCCCGATTTCTACCGCCTGATTGGCTTGGATCCCCATGCCTATGATATGGAAGTGATCTACAAAACCAACCGGGAAGCGGCCAAGGTGTTTCCGGTGGTGCTGGATGTGGAAAACCCCGAATTTGTCCAGCGGTTGCAACGGTGTGTGGCCAACAATGCCAAGCTAAGGGAGATTGCCCAAGGTTCTGGATCCCTGAAAGGGTTGCGCAAACTGCCCCTCTACTTGGCCAATGGCTATCAATTCTTGCGGCTCTTCTTGCTCAAGACTCGGCCTGCCGGGATCCATTTGTGGGAACAGCCTGAACCCCAGCCACAAGGGGCTACCGTTCCTGCCTGA
- the pheT gene encoding phenylalanine--tRNA ligase subunit beta, with the protein MRISLKWLRELVDFELAPEELGEALTLVGFEVEDIEDRRTWADGVVLGKILKAEPHPNADKLQVCQVDLGAKQPATIVCGAANARAGILVAVATPGTHLPAIHLTIEKAEKRGVTSAGMICSLAELGLEKTSEGIHEFPPSLDLHTYPLGSDVRPLLGLDDVVLDLTSTANRADALSMVGIAREVAALTRNPLHLPSVAPLKAKPIAGLSLQIADAKACPAYSGVLIEGVKIGPSPDWLKHRLAAAGIRSINNVVDITNLILLEWGQPLHAFDWDRLLAALDNPKKPAIGVRLAQAGETLKTLDGQTRTLQAESHLITAADKPVALAGVMGGEETEVNLATTNIFLEAALFDPVVTRRSARSQSLRTEASARYERGVNFASLDQARDRAVQLILEWAGGKVTGLTSFDQRPSLERTLELRLSRLIDVLGDDVQAADVEEILPALGFQLSPCGVASKSDGKPATPETETAAVTRCVWQVKVPPYRLRDIEREIDLIEEFARLYGYDRFSETLPPEPQVGSLSVRESLTRQVREVLRGIGLTELYHISLCPVEPSLEDIQVRIANPLSPEYSAVRNALLPGLVEAFRYNWDQGNGPLQAFEIGRVFAHALPLSPHPYLEADHIGGILGGDPNPNDWQHHNRPMDWFEAKGLLVSALERLGFSPEFRVDPPAQQAAELHPGRQASLWIKGSRIGLFGQLHPRLCQEKGLPDHVYGFELELDPLLEGMEKRGIVQFLPFSPFPASDRDIAFFAPVGLSVGELEQAIRQAGGALLQSVQLFDEYRGPGVPEGQRSLAFRLVYRAPDRTLTDAEVETAQSQVRTQLEKQFQVTLRS; encoded by the coding sequence ATGCGCATCTCCTTGAAGTGGTTGCGAGAACTGGTTGACTTCGAACTTGCACCGGAAGAATTGGGGGAAGCCCTAACCCTGGTGGGATTTGAGGTGGAAGACATCGAAGATCGCCGCACCTGGGCCGATGGGGTCGTGCTGGGCAAGATTCTCAAAGCGGAGCCTCACCCCAACGCTGACAAACTGCAGGTTTGCCAAGTGGATCTGGGGGCTAAGCAGCCTGCCACCATTGTCTGTGGAGCCGCCAACGCCCGCGCTGGGATCCTCGTTGCCGTTGCTACTCCCGGCACCCATTTGCCCGCCATCCACCTCACCATCGAAAAAGCGGAAAAGCGCGGCGTTACCTCTGCCGGCATGATCTGCTCTTTGGCGGAGTTGGGCCTGGAGAAAACCTCGGAAGGGATCCACGAATTTCCCCCCAGTCTGGATTTGCACACTTACCCCTTGGGATCCGATGTGCGCCCTTTGCTGGGCCTAGATGATGTGGTTCTGGATCTCACCTCGACCGCCAATCGTGCCGACGCCCTGAGTATGGTGGGGATTGCCCGCGAAGTGGCTGCCCTCACCCGCAACCCCTTGCACCTGCCCTCTGTTGCTCCTCTCAAGGCCAAACCGATTGCCGGCCTCAGTCTTCAAATTGCCGATGCCAAAGCCTGCCCCGCCTACAGTGGTGTGTTAATCGAGGGGGTAAAAATTGGCCCTTCCCCCGATTGGCTAAAACACCGTCTGGCCGCCGCTGGGATCCGCTCCATCAACAATGTAGTGGATATCACCAACTTGATCCTGCTGGAATGGGGCCAACCGCTCCACGCCTTTGATTGGGATCGCCTGCTGGCGGCGCTGGACAATCCGAAAAAGCCCGCTATCGGAGTGCGCCTTGCCCAGGCTGGAGAAACTCTGAAAACCCTGGATGGCCAAACCCGCACCTTGCAGGCTGAAAGTCATCTGATCACCGCCGCTGACAAACCCGTAGCCCTGGCGGGGGTGATGGGGGGGGAAGAAACCGAGGTCAACCTGGCCACCACCAACATTTTTCTAGAAGCTGCCCTGTTCGACCCTGTGGTGACGCGGCGCTCCGCTCGTTCGCAATCTCTGCGCACAGAGGCTTCTGCCCGTTACGAACGGGGGGTCAATTTTGCCAGCCTGGATCAAGCACGGGATCGGGCGGTGCAGTTGATCCTGGAATGGGCCGGAGGAAAAGTCACCGGCCTCACCTCCTTTGACCAACGCCCCTCCTTAGAACGCACCCTAGAACTGCGCCTGTCTCGGCTGATCGATGTGTTGGGGGATGATGTGCAGGCGGCAGATGTAGAAGAGATCTTGCCTGCTTTGGGCTTTCAACTGTCCCCCTGTGGGGTAGCAAGCAAATCTGATGGGAAGCCCGCCACGCCTGAAACCGAAACGGCGGCGGTGACCCGTTGTGTCTGGCAGGTGAAAGTTCCCCCCTATCGTCTGCGGGATATCGAACGGGAGATTGATTTGATTGAAGAGTTTGCCCGTCTCTACGGCTACGACCGCTTCTCGGAAACCCTACCCCCAGAACCTCAGGTGGGATCCCTTTCGGTGCGGGAATCCCTAACGCGCCAGGTTCGGGAGGTTTTGCGAGGCATTGGCCTGACAGAGCTCTATCACATCTCTCTGTGCCCGGTGGAGCCAAGTCTAGAAGACATTCAGGTGAGAATTGCCAACCCTCTCTCACCCGAATATTCAGCTGTACGGAATGCTCTCCTACCCGGTTTGGTGGAAGCTTTCCGCTACAACTGGGATCAAGGCAATGGCCCGCTGCAAGCTTTTGAAATCGGTCGGGTCTTTGCCCATGCTCTTCCCCTTAGCCCTCACCCCTACCTAGAAGCAGATCACATTGGCGGCATTTTGGGTGGGGATCCCAACCCCAACGACTGGCAGCACCACAACCGACCGATGGACTGGTTCGAGGCCAAAGGGTTGTTGGTCTCAGCCCTAGAACGGTTGGGATTCAGCCCAGAGTTTCGCGTTGACCCCCCAGCCCAGCAGGCGGCAGAGTTACATCCCGGTCGTCAGGCCAGCCTGTGGATCAAGGGATCCCGGATCGGCCTATTTGGGCAGTTGCACCCCCGCCTTTGCCAAGAAAAAGGTCTGCCGGATCACGTGTATGGATTTGAGCTGGAACTGGATCCCTTGCTAGAAGGCATGGAGAAGCGGGGGATTGTGCAATTTCTGCCCTTCTCGCCTTTTCCGGCTTCGGATCGGGATATCGCCTTTTTTGCCCCAGTTGGGCTTTCTGTGGGTGAGTTAGAGCAGGCTATTCGCCAAGCTGGAGGAGCGCTGCTCCAGTCGGTGCAATTGTTTGATGAATATCGTGGCCCAGGAGTGCCTGAGGGTCAGCGCAGCCTAGCGTTCCGTTTGGTATATCGTGCGCCGGATCGCACCCTCACCGACGCTGAAGTGGAAACCGCCCAAAGCCAGGTGAGAACCCAATTGGAAAAACAATTCCAGGTCACCTTACGAAGTTAG
- a CDS encoding site-2 protease family protein: MNIATEITPLFLLATLAFLGWGFWRARKRGSVAVWVWLQGSLLLLPWVAFLGLLLFGIYLNFAGFLLLLLVFTGLYIAVGRKARQLANQELQARREQLARQMEGQPDSLGSLQEAPPEPSIGTSEAALHRLSAEDLQAIQSIFSIDTFFATETIPYGEGAIFKGNLRQDPEVVLPLLLNKLKERVGDRYQLFLVEDPSEKPAVVVLPDEIVNYRASTGAKILAGALLFFSFLATLEVGANLFGFRLLDAPGRWVEALPVSVGILATLLMHEAGHRWMAGKYGVRLSPAFVIPSFGIGTLGSLNRIESPVPNRKALFDIAFAGPAAGGLISLLVLLVGLVLSGSAGLYVPTDLFRSSILVGTLARLVLGSEFQSEVIAIHPLVAVGWIGLGITALSLLPAGQLDGGRIVQAVYGRKTAARATFITLIALAVASFSNVLALYWALLILFIAREPERPPQDEISETDGQRDALALLALFLMVMTLLPIAPALAGFLNFPNG, encoded by the coding sequence ATGAACATTGCCACCGAGATTACCCCCCTGTTTTTGTTAGCAACGCTGGCGTTTTTGGGTTGGGGATTCTGGCGTGCCCGCAAGCGGGGATCCGTTGCTGTCTGGGTTTGGCTGCAGGGATCCCTACTGTTGCTGCCGTGGGTGGCCTTTCTGGGGTTGCTGCTGTTTGGGATCTATCTCAACTTTGCCGGGTTCTTGTTGTTGCTGCTGGTCTTTACGGGGCTCTACATTGCTGTTGGGCGCAAGGCACGGCAATTGGCCAACCAAGAGCTACAAGCCCGCCGTGAACAGCTGGCCCGGCAAATGGAGGGACAGCCAGACTCCTTAGGCTCTTTGCAAGAAGCACCGCCAGAACCCAGCATCGGCACCTCAGAGGCAGCACTCCATCGTCTTTCTGCCGAGGACTTACAGGCGATTCAGTCCATTTTCAGTATTGATACTTTTTTTGCCACGGAGACCATTCCCTACGGGGAAGGAGCGATCTTCAAGGGCAACCTGCGCCAGGATCCAGAGGTGGTTTTACCCCTATTGCTCAACAAGTTAAAGGAGCGGGTGGGGGATCGTTACCAGCTGTTTTTGGTGGAGGATCCCTCGGAAAAGCCGGCGGTGGTGGTGCTGCCGGATGAGATTGTCAACTACCGGGCTTCTACAGGAGCCAAGATTCTGGCAGGGGCGCTGCTGTTCTTTAGCTTTCTTGCCACGTTGGAGGTGGGGGCCAATTTGTTTGGCTTCCGCCTGCTGGATGCGCCGGGCCGTTGGGTGGAGGCTTTGCCGGTATCCGTCGGCATCCTGGCCACTTTGCTGATGCATGAGGCGGGTCACCGCTGGATGGCGGGTAAGTATGGGGTGCGGCTCAGCCCTGCTTTTGTCATTCCCAGTTTTGGCATTGGTACGCTGGGATCCCTGAATCGGATTGAATCGCCGGTTCCCAATCGCAAGGCCCTGTTCGATATTGCCTTTGCTGGGCCCGCAGCGGGTGGGCTGATTTCGCTGCTGGTGTTGCTGGTGGGGTTGGTGCTGTCCGGTTCGGCGGGCTTGTATGTGCCCACGGATCTGTTTCGCAGCTCGATTTTGGTGGGAACCCTGGCGCGCTTGGTCTTGGGGAGTGAGTTTCAATCGGAGGTGATCGCCATTCACCCGCTGGTGGCGGTGGGGTGGATTGGTCTTGGGATCACAGCTTTGAGTCTGCTGCCGGCTGGTCAATTGGATGGCGGAAGGATTGTGCAGGCGGTGTATGGGCGGAAGACAGCGGCCCGGGCCACTTTCATCACCCTGATTGCATTGGCGGTGGCATCTTTTAGCAATGTTTTGGCTTTGTACTGGGCCTTGTTGATCTTGTTTATTGCCCGTGAGCCGGAGCGCCCACCCCAGGATGAGATCAGCGAAACCGATGGACAACGGGACGCTTTGGCCTTGCTGGCTTTGTTTTTGATGGTGATGACCCTGTTGCCGATTGCACCGGCTTTGGCGGGCTTCCTCAATTTCCCCAATGGGTAG